One region of Flavobacterium sp. KACC 22763 genomic DNA includes:
- a CDS encoding aminotransferase class V-fold PLP-dependent enzyme: MLDIQKIRADFPILSQTVNGKPLVYFDNGATSQKPQVVIDAEVKYYNEINANIHRGVHTLSQLATDAYEISRGKVKDHINAKHAHEVLFTSGTTHGINLVANGFASILKPGDEVVVSSLEHHSNIVPWQMLCEKTGAVLKVIPIDYNGELIIAEFDKLLSDKTKIVTVNHISNALGVINPIKYIIDKAHSFGAAVLIDGAQAVPHLKPNVQELDCDFYAFSGHKMCGPTGTGILYGKEEWLNKLPPYQGGGEMIKEVTFEKTTYADLPHKFEAGTPNIAGGIVLGTAIDYLNEIGFDKIHEYENELLEHATKRLNEIEGIRIYGNTKNKASVISFNIDGIHPYDVGSIIDKLGIAVRTGHHCAQPIMNFFCIPGTIRASFSFYNTKEEIDQMVEAVKKAQAMLS; encoded by the coding sequence ATGCTAGATATTCAAAAAATAAGAGCTGATTTCCCGATACTTTCTCAAACTGTAAACGGAAAGCCATTAGTATATTTCGACAACGGAGCTACTTCGCAAAAACCACAAGTTGTTATTGATGCTGAAGTAAAATATTATAACGAAATCAATGCCAACATTCATCGTGGCGTTCACACTTTAAGCCAGTTAGCAACTGACGCTTATGAGATTTCTCGCGGAAAAGTAAAAGATCACATCAACGCAAAACATGCGCATGAAGTTCTTTTTACTTCAGGAACTACGCACGGAATTAATTTAGTTGCAAACGGTTTTGCTTCGATTTTAAAACCTGGAGACGAAGTGGTTGTTTCTTCATTGGAACATCATAGTAACATCGTGCCTTGGCAAATGTTATGCGAAAAAACTGGTGCTGTTTTAAAAGTTATTCCAATCGATTACAATGGAGAATTAATCATTGCCGAATTTGACAAACTGCTTTCAGATAAAACGAAAATTGTTACCGTAAATCATATTTCAAATGCATTGGGTGTAATTAATCCAATCAAATACATTATTGATAAAGCGCATTCATTTGGCGCTGCAGTTTTGATTGACGGTGCGCAGGCCGTTCCGCATTTAAAACCAAATGTTCAGGAATTAGATTGCGATTTTTATGCTTTTTCAGGACATAAAATGTGCGGTCCAACTGGAACTGGAATTCTTTACGGAAAAGAAGAATGGTTAAATAAACTTCCTCCTTATCAAGGTGGAGGCGAAATGATCAAAGAGGTTACTTTCGAGAAAACTACTTACGCAGATCTTCCTCATAAATTTGAAGCTGGAACTCCAAATATCGCTGGTGGAATTGTTTTAGGAACTGCAATTGATTATCTAAACGAGATCGGTTTTGATAAAATTCATGAATATGAAAATGAATTGTTAGAACACGCTACAAAACGTCTTAACGAAATTGAAGGTATCCGAATTTATGGAAACACCAAAAATAAGGCGTCTGTAATTTCGTTTAATATTGATGGAATTCATCCGTATGATGTTGGTTCTATTATAGATAAACTTGGAATTGCAGTTAGAACAGGACATCATTGTGCACAGCCAATCATGAATTTCTTCTGTATTCCGGGAACAATTCGCGCTTCTTTTTCTTTCTATAATACAAAAGAAGAAATTGATCAAATGGTTGAGGCGGTTAAGAAAGCACAAGCTATGTTAAGCTAA
- the sufB gene encoding Fe-S cluster assembly protein SufB — protein sequence MSKYTEDDLKIELETKEYEYGFYTNIESETFPIGLNEEIVRAISLKKEEPEWMTEWRIEAFRAWKEMIEPEWANVRYEKPDFQAISYYSAPKQVDPNKTLDDVDPELLEMYKKLGISIDEQKKMNNVAMDIVVDSVSVATTFKKTLAEKGIIFCPISEAIKEHPELVKKYLGTVVPQKDNFYAALNSAVFSDGSFCYIPKGVKCPMELSTYFRINQAGTGQFERTLVIADEGSYVSYLEGCTAPSRDENQLHAAVVELIALDDAEIKYSTVQNWFPGNKEGKGGVYNFVTKRGLCETNAKISWTQVETGSAVTWKYPSCVLKGDNSVGEFYSIAVTNNFQQADTGTKMIHLGKNTKSTIISKGISAGKSQNSYRGLVQISPRAENARNFSQCDSLLMGNNCGAHTFPYIESKNPSAKIEHEATTSKIGEDQVFYCNQRGIPTEKAIALIVNGFSKDVLNKLPMEFAVEAQKLLEISLEGSVG from the coding sequence ATGAGCAAATACACCGAAGACGATTTAAAGATCGAACTGGAAACTAAAGAATATGAGTACGGATTTTATACCAATATAGAATCTGAGACTTTCCCTATTGGCTTAAACGAAGAAATTGTAAGAGCTATTTCTCTTAAAAAAGAAGAACCTGAATGGATGACCGAATGGCGTATCGAAGCTTTCCGTGCATGGAAAGAAATGATCGAGCCGGAATGGGCAAACGTACGTTATGAAAAACCAGATTTTCAGGCAATTTCATATTATTCAGCTCCAAAACAAGTAGATCCTAATAAAACTCTAGACGATGTTGATCCAGAATTATTAGAGATGTACAAAAAACTTGGAATTTCTATCGACGAACAAAAAAAGATGAACAATGTCGCTATGGATATTGTTGTCGACTCTGTTTCGGTAGCTACGACTTTCAAGAAAACTTTGGCAGAAAAAGGAATTATTTTCTGTCCGATTTCTGAAGCAATTAAAGAACACCCTGAATTAGTAAAAAAATATTTAGGGACTGTTGTACCTCAAAAAGACAACTTCTATGCAGCATTAAACTCAGCTGTTTTCTCTGACGGAAGTTTCTGTTATATTCCAAAAGGTGTAAAATGCCCAATGGAACTTTCAACATACTTTAGAATCAATCAAGCAGGAACTGGGCAATTCGAAAGAACTCTAGTTATTGCTGATGAAGGAAGTTACGTTTCTTACCTTGAAGGATGTACTGCTCCAAGCCGTGACGAAAACCAATTACACGCTGCTGTAGTTGAGTTAATCGCTTTGGACGATGCTGAAATTAAATATTCTACAGTTCAAAACTGGTTCCCTGGAAACAAAGAAGGAAAAGGTGGAGTTTACAACTTCGTTACAAAAAGAGGTTTATGCGAAACAAACGCTAAAATTTCTTGGACACAAGTTGAAACAGGTTCTGCTGTAACTTGGAAATATCCTTCTTGCGTACTTAAAGGAGATAATTCAGTAGGAGAATTTTATTCTATTGCTGTAACAAATAATTTCCAACAAGCTGATACTGGAACAAAAATGATCCATTTAGGAAAAAATACTAAATCGACTATTATTTCTAAAGGTATCTCGGCTGGAAAATCACAAAATAGCTACCGTGGTTTAGTGCAAATCTCTCCAAGAGCAGAGAATGCCAGAAACTTTTCTCAATGTGACTCATTGTTAATGGGTAACAATTGCGGTGCGCATACTTTCCCATACATCGAAAGTAAAAATCCATCTGCAAAAATTGAGCACGAAGCAACTACAAGTAAAATTGGAGAAGATCAAGTTTTCTATTGCAACCAAAGAGGTATTCCGACTGAAAAAGCGATTGCCTTAATTGTAAATGGTTTTAGTAAAGACGTCTTGAACAAACTTCCGATGGAATTTGCTGTTGAAGCTCAAAAATTATTAGAGATTTCTTTAGAAGGATCTGTAGGTTAA
- a CDS encoding HesB/IscA family protein — translation MIKVSDTAKKKIIDLMTDDGFDAAHDYVRVGVKSGGCSGLSYDLKFDKTKGEDDKIFVDNDIQIAVEKKSFLYLAGTILEFSGGLNGKGFVFNNPNASRTCGCGESFSL, via the coding sequence ATGATAAAAGTTTCTGATACTGCCAAAAAGAAAATCATCGATTTGATGACTGATGATGGTTTTGACGCCGCACACGACTACGTAAGAGTAGGTGTAAAGAGCGGTGGATGCTCTGGTTTGTCTTACGATTTAAAATTTGACAAAACCAAAGGAGAAGACGACAAAATATTCGTTGACAACGACATACAAATTGCTGTTGAAAAAAAATCATTCCTTTATTTAGCTGGAACAATTTTAGAATTTTCTGGCGGATTAAACGGAAAAGGTTTCGTTTTCAATAATCCAAATGCAAGCAGAACTTGCGGTTGCGGAGAATCATTCTCTCTTTAG
- a CDS encoding serine hydrolase domain-containing protein, with product MKKFLKVLVLALVLAFLYFGFTTYPKLDLISGFSAKSVASGHFIDNRPLDLIQKTDNDIHLLDLATNTINDAGKFATSAVYGLKERKAIYRDGLGALLINDDYDVSKPYLLPKRTKLANNLPFPYGNNEPKDTAFANVDYAKLKKAIDDSFDKNGGKAKRTRAVVVLYKDKLIGEKYDTGFNKDSKILGWSMTKSITSSAFGVLAKQGKIDIYKPALVAEWQNDERKNITINDLLHMNSGLEWEENYSTICDATQMLFQSEDMGKVQMDKPAKYKPNTHWYYSSGTTNLLSRILRSQFKTQQEYLDFWYSAVIDKIGMNSMIVEQDMSGTFVGSSYGWATPRDWSKFGLLYLRKGNWNGEQILDESWVKYTATPTNTSEGKYGAQFWLNAGGKFPDVPRDMFYCSGYQGQMVAIIPSKDMVIVRMGVREEEPGFDFNGFLKGIIESVKK from the coding sequence ATGAAAAAATTTCTAAAAGTACTTGTACTCGCTTTAGTTCTTGCTTTTTTGTATTTCGGATTTACCACTTATCCGAAGCTTGATTTGATTTCTGGTTTCTCAGCCAAAAGTGTTGCATCGGGACATTTTATAGATAATCGTCCATTGGATTTAATTCAAAAAACCGATAATGATATTCATTTATTAGATCTTGCAACAAACACAATTAATGATGCAGGAAAATTTGCAACATCAGCAGTTTATGGTTTGAAAGAAAGGAAAGCGATATACAGAGACGGTTTAGGCGCTTTATTAATTAATGATGATTATGATGTTTCGAAACCATATTTGCTTCCAAAAAGAACAAAATTAGCCAACAATCTTCCTTTTCCATACGGAAATAATGAACCAAAAGATACCGCTTTCGCGAATGTGGATTACGCAAAATTGAAAAAAGCAATTGATGATTCATTCGATAAAAATGGGGGAAAAGCAAAACGTACGCGCGCTGTTGTAGTTTTATATAAAGACAAATTAATCGGCGAAAAATACGATACAGGTTTTAATAAAGACAGTAAAATTTTGGGTTGGTCAATGACAAAAAGTATCACAAGTTCTGCTTTTGGAGTTTTGGCAAAACAAGGAAAGATTGATATTTATAAACCTGCTCTAGTTGCAGAATGGCAAAATGATGAGCGTAAAAATATTACCATAAATGATTTGCTTCACATGAATTCTGGTTTGGAATGGGAAGAGAATTATAGCACGATTTGCGATGCGACACAAATGCTTTTCCAATCTGAAGATATGGGAAAAGTTCAAATGGACAAACCAGCGAAGTACAAACCAAACACGCATTGGTATTATTCTTCTGGAACGACCAATTTATTATCGAGAATTTTAAGAAGCCAATTTAAAACCCAACAAGAATATCTTGATTTTTGGTACAGCGCCGTAATCGACAAAATCGGAATGAACTCGATGATTGTCGAGCAAGATATGAGCGGAACTTTCGTAGGTTCTTCTTACGGATGGGCAACACCTCGTGATTGGTCAAAATTTGGATTACTATATCTAAGAAAAGGAAACTGGAACGGCGAACAAATTCTAGATGAAAGCTGGGTAAAATATACAGCAACACCAACCAATACTTCGGAAGGAAAATATGGAGCGCAATTTTGGCTAAACGCCGGAGGAAAATTCCCTGATGTTCCTCGTGATATGTTTTATTGCAGTGGATATCAAGGCCAAATGGTCGCAATTATTCCATCAAAAGACATGGTGATTGTGAGAATGGGAGTAAGGGAAGAAGAGCCTGGATTTGATTTTAATGGGTTTTTGAAGGGGATTATTGAGAGTGTGAAGAAATAG
- the sufC gene encoding Fe-S cluster assembly ATPase SufC: MLSIKNLHAAIGDKEILKGINIEVKAGEVHAIMGPNGSGKSTLSAVIAGNENYEVTDGEVILDGEDLADLAPEERAHKGVFLSFQYPVEIPGVSVTNFMKTAINETRKANGQEEMPANEMLKVIREKSELLEIDRKFLSRSLNEGFSGGEKKRNEIFQMAMLEPKLAILDETDSGLDIDALRIVANGVNKLKSDKNAIIVITHYQRLLDYIVPDFVHVLYNGRIVKSGGKELAYELEEKGYDWIKAEN, encoded by the coding sequence ATGTTATCAATAAAAAACCTTCACGCCGCGATTGGTGATAAAGAAATCCTTAAGGGAATTAATATAGAAGTTAAAGCTGGAGAAGTTCACGCGATAATGGGACCAAACGGTTCTGGAAAAAGTACTCTTTCTGCTGTTATTGCAGGAAACGAAAATTATGAAGTTACAGATGGAGAGGTTATTCTTGACGGAGAAGATCTTGCTGATTTGGCTCCAGAAGAGAGAGCACATAAAGGTGTTTTCCTTTCTTTTCAATATCCGGTAGAAATTCCTGGAGTTAGCGTTACTAACTTCATGAAAACGGCGATCAACGAAACTCGTAAAGCAAACGGACAAGAGGAAATGCCAGCAAACGAAATGCTGAAAGTAATTCGTGAGAAATCTGAATTGTTAGAAATCGACCGTAAATTTCTTTCTCGTTCTCTTAATGAAGGTTTTTCTGGAGGAGAGAAAAAAAGAAACGAAATTTTCCAAATGGCAATGTTAGAGCCAAAATTAGCTATCCTTGACGAAACCGATTCTGGTCTTGATATCGACGCATTAAGAATTGTTGCAAATGGTGTAAACAAATTAAAAAGCGACAAAAACGCAATTATCGTCATTACACACTACCAACGTTTGCTAGATTATATCGTTCCTGATTTCGTTCACGTTCTTTACAACGGAAGAATCGTAAAATCTGGTGGAAAAGAATTGGCTTACGAACTTGAGGAAAAAGGATACGACTGGATCAAAGCAGAAAACTAG
- a CDS encoding SufE family protein, protein MTIKEIQDEIIDEFSMFDDWMQRYEYIIELGKSLPLIKEEYKTDDNLIKGCQSKVWLQGEQNDDKIVFTADSDAILTKGIIAILIRAFSNQKAKDILEADTDFIDEIGLKEHLSATRANGLVSMIKNIKMYALAFDAKNKN, encoded by the coding sequence ATGACAATAAAAGAGATACAAGACGAAATAATCGATGAATTTTCAATGTTCGATGATTGGATGCAGCGTTATGAATACATTATCGAATTAGGAAAAAGTCTTCCTTTAATTAAAGAAGAATACAAAACCGACGATAATTTAATCAAAGGCTGCCAGTCAAAAGTTTGGCTACAAGGTGAACAAAACGATGATAAAATTGTTTTTACCGCTGATAGCGATGCGATTTTGACAAAGGGAATAATTGCGATTTTAATTCGTGCTTTTTCCAATCAAAAAGCAAAAGATATTCTTGAAGCAGACACCGATTTTATAGACGAAATTGGCTTAAAAGAACATTTATCTGCAACCCGTGCCAACGGTTTGGTTTCGATGATAAAAAACATCAAAATGTACGCTTTGGCTTTTGATGCTAAAAACAAAAATTAA
- a CDS encoding MBL fold metallo-hydrolase, whose product MKLYPIESGNFKLDGGAMFGVVPKTIWNKTNPADANNLIDIAARCLLIEDGNRLILIDTGMGDKQSEKFFGYYSLWGSHSLDKSLAKYGFNRDDITDVFMTHLHFDHCGGSVQWNADKTGYEPAFKNAKFWTNQNHWEWATKPNAREKASFLSENILPMQESGQLNFIERPETDFGFSAALGFEIYYVDGHTEKQMIPYIKYQDKTIVFCADLLATAGHIPLPYVMGYDTRPLLTMPEKSKFLNLAADQNHYLFLEHDAHNQIITVEHTEKGVRLKEVFTCEEIL is encoded by the coding sequence ATGAAACTTTACCCTATAGAATCTGGAAATTTTAAGTTAGATGGAGGCGCTATGTTTGGCGTTGTTCCTAAAACCATTTGGAATAAAACCAATCCTGCCGATGCCAATAATCTTATCGATATTGCTGCACGCTGTTTATTGATTGAAGACGGAAATCGTCTTATTTTGATTGATACTGGAATGGGCGACAAACAATCAGAAAAGTTTTTTGGATATTACTCGCTTTGGGGATCACATTCTTTAGACAAATCTTTAGCAAAATATGGTTTTAATCGAGATGATATTACAGATGTTTTTATGACACATCTTCATTTTGATCATTGCGGAGGAAGTGTGCAATGGAATGCTGATAAAACAGGGTACGAGCCAGCTTTTAAAAATGCCAAATTTTGGACAAACCAAAATCATTGGGAATGGGCAACAAAACCTAATGCTCGAGAAAAAGCTTCTTTCTTGTCTGAAAATATTTTGCCAATGCAAGAAAGCGGACAATTGAATTTTATTGAAAGACCAGAAACTGATTTTGGCTTTTCGGCAGCACTTGGTTTTGAAATTTACTATGTTGATGGGCATACCGAAAAACAGATGATTCCGTATATAAAATACCAAGATAAAACGATTGTTTTTTGCGCCGATTTATTGGCAACAGCGGGACATATTCCGCTTCCTTATGTAATGGGTTATGACACAAGACCTTTGTTAACAATGCCTGAGAAATCGAAATTTTTGAATTTGGCAGCAGATCAGAATCATTATTTGTTTTTAGAACACGATGCACATAATCAGATTATAACAGTTGAACATACCGAAAAAGGTGTTCGATTGAAAGAGGTTTTTACTTGCGAAGAGATTCTTTAA
- a CDS encoding fibronectin type III domain-containing protein codes for MKNSIYLSIIGLVVAACGSGGGDDPVNPPAENTAPSAPVLTTPADNKLCQDNNVSFQWSASTDEQKDVIVYQIQIAKDNGFTQIVNTLDNSSLSTSALALEKNTAYYWRVKATDSKGLSSSYSSTFKFYTAGTAVVNHLPFAPELIAPAINAALSTSTANLTWNASDVDTADILTYDVYFGTANPPTAKVSENTSSKSFEVTLQPTTQYYWRIVVKDNKGGETVGQVWKFKTN; via the coding sequence ATGAAGAATTCTATATATTTATCAATAATCGGTTTAGTAGTTGCAGCCTGCGGAAGCGGGGGCGGAGACGATCCTGTTAATCCACCAGCAGAAAATACAGCTCCGTCAGCACCTGTATTGACAACTCCAGCTGACAATAAATTATGCCAAGATAATAATGTTTCTTTTCAGTGGAGCGCTTCAACTGACGAGCAAAAAGATGTTATCGTATATCAGATTCAAATTGCAAAAGATAACGGATTTACTCAAATCGTTAATACCCTTGACAATTCATCTCTTTCTACAAGTGCATTAGCACTAGAGAAAAACACAGCTTACTACTGGAGAGTAAAAGCGACTGACAGCAAAGGTTTATCTAGCTCATATTCTTCAACCTTTAAATTTTATACTGCTGGTACAGCAGTTGTAAATCATTTGCCATTTGCGCCAGAATTGATTGCTCCTGCAATAAATGCAGCCTTGAGCACTTCAACTGCAAATCTAACTTGGAATGCTTCTGATGTTGACACTGCAGATATTTTGACTTATGATGTCTATTTTGGAACTGCAAATCCGCCAACGGCAAAAGTGAGTGAGAATACAAGTTCAAAATCATTTGAGGTTACACTTCAGCCAACAACACAGTATTACTGGAGAATTGTGGTTAAAGACAATAAAGGTGGTGAAACCGTAGGACAGGTTTGGAAATTTAAAACCAACTAA
- the sufD gene encoding Fe-S cluster assembly protein SufD: MDLKEKLVSSFMAFEERVDVHSDLHDIRTNALKNFENKGFPTKKEEAWKYTSLNAILKNDFTVFPKEENAIEFNQVKKYFLHEIDTYKLVFIDGVFSSHLSSTTHDGIDVCLMSSALTKPKYKMIIDTYFNQIASKDDSLTSLNTAFAIEGAFINIPKKKVADKPIEIMYFSTGNEAALMVQPRNLVIVGENSHVQIIERHQSLNENPVLTNSVTEIFAQKRAIVDYYKIQNDNSEANLIDNTYVSQQQESHAYVHTFSFGGNLTRNNLNFYHFGERLTSTLNGISILNDKQHVDHYTLVNHAQPNCESFQDYKGIFSDRSTGVFNGKVLVEKEAQKTNAFQKSNNILLSDKATINAKPQLEIFADDVKCSHGCTVGQLDETAMFYMQSRGIPKKEAKALLMYAFSNAVIESIKIPELKQRITKIIAMKLGVNLGFDL, from the coding sequence ATGGATTTAAAAGAAAAATTAGTATCGTCTTTTATGGCTTTTGAAGAGCGTGTCGATGTACATTCAGATTTACATGACATACGCACAAATGCTTTAAAAAACTTCGAAAATAAAGGTTTCCCAACCAAAAAAGAAGAAGCTTGGAAATATACATCGCTAAATGCCATCTTAAAAAATGACTTTACGGTTTTTCCAAAGGAAGAAAATGCAATCGAATTTAACCAAGTAAAAAAATACTTTTTGCACGAAATTGATACGTACAAATTAGTATTTATCGATGGCGTTTTCAGTTCGCATTTATCTTCTACAACGCATGATGGAATAGATGTTTGCTTGATGTCATCGGCATTAACCAAACCAAAATATAAAATGATTATTGATACCTACTTTAATCAAATTGCAAGTAAAGATGATAGTTTGACTTCATTGAATACTGCTTTTGCAATTGAAGGTGCTTTTATCAATATTCCGAAGAAAAAAGTAGCAGATAAACCAATTGAGATTATGTATTTCTCAACAGGAAATGAAGCCGCTTTAATGGTTCAGCCAAGAAATTTGGTTATTGTGGGCGAAAATTCACATGTACAAATTATTGAGCGTCACCAAAGTTTAAACGAAAATCCAGTTTTAACAAACTCTGTTACTGAGATTTTTGCTCAAAAACGTGCGATTGTTGATTATTACAAAATCCAAAACGATAATAGTGAAGCCAATTTAATTGACAACACTTATGTTTCTCAACAACAGGAAAGTCATGCTTATGTGCACACTTTCTCTTTTGGTGGAAATTTAACTCGTAACAACTTAAACTTTTACCATTTCGGAGAAAGATTAACAAGTACATTAAACGGAATTTCGATTTTAAACGACAAACAACACGTTGACCATTATACTTTGGTAAACCATGCACAGCCAAACTGCGAAAGTTTCCAAGATTATAAAGGAATTTTTTCTGATCGCTCAACAGGAGTTTTCAACGGAAAAGTTTTGGTAGAAAAAGAAGCTCAAAAAACAAATGCTTTCCAAAAAAGCAACAATATTTTATTGAGTGATAAAGCGACTATCAACGCAAAACCACAATTAGAGATTTTTGCAGATGACGTAAAATGTTCTCACGGTTGTACAGTTGGACAACTTGATGAAACAGCAATGTTCTACATGCAGTCTCGTGGAATCCCGAAAAAAGAAGCAAAAGCTTTATTGATGTACGCATTCTCAAATGCCGTTATCGAAAGCATTAAAATACCAGAATTAAAACAAAGAATTACTAAAATCATTGCCATGAAATTAGGCGTGAATTTAGGATTTGATTTGTAA
- a CDS encoding flavodoxin family protein, translating to MQNKKVIILGSSRKNGNTTKIVDALSKEHNIDVVNLSDYNISYYDYESKNIGDDFLPLIRGIIEKYDTLIFATPIYWYNMSGIMKVFFDRISDLIRIEKETGRKLRGKKIGVISNSHDDETDESFYIPFQKSADYLGMEYLGHAHFNANVLNQTTKIKLTFI from the coding sequence ATGCAAAATAAAAAAGTCATCATTTTAGGTTCTTCTAGAAAAAACGGAAATACAACAAAAATTGTAGATGCGCTTTCAAAAGAACATAATATTGATGTAGTTAATTTAAGTGATTATAATATTTCGTATTATGATTACGAAAGCAAAAATATAGGCGATGATTTTTTGCCTCTGATAAGAGGAATTATCGAAAAGTATGATACTTTAATTTTTGCAACGCCCATTTATTGGTATAATATGAGCGGAATTATGAAGGTCTTTTTTGACAGGATTTCAGATTTAATCCGAATTGAAAAAGAGACCGGAAGAAAACTAAGAGGAAAAAAAATCGGAGTGATATCAAATTCTCACGACGATGAGACTGACGAAAGTTTTTACATTCCGTTTCAAAAATCTGCCGATTATTTAGGCATGGAATATTTAGGACACGCGCATTTTAATGCTAATGTTCTAAACCAAACAACAAAAATAAAATTGACATTTATATAA